One stretch of Dokdonia sp. Hel_I_53 DNA includes these proteins:
- a CDS encoding 7TM-DISM domain-containing protein, which produces MRLLVVFMTLILSSSTDELDLYSYYRDVTGDLTFEDVKFKNFTDSKTNNLGAANGVYWFKIKESIGPRSILEMRSAHVNGLTLYDSANTVVQPMDDTRFPSYFLINKQLTYPLYLKSNFPLEAYFPIHILTESSFASNDKHSFLGIGLFYGTAIALLIATLTFFFIVRNTQFLVFAVLIVAIILSVIGKDNILYFFNFPYEVSSILEAVGHCIVGLSATCFMMFYLRIRPHQQWIKWAMLSMSSVSVLALVIFAISGNLYAYSIVDISGLITVGFMWVLILIIAKGIRRLTLVFVYSINLFFITDIFIFHTYGIEIVKFGITGISILAISNFTLIAVLLLFSLKNIQTSGVIMKHRIKLYVERLKELDNYKIIQDANDEYLESLIYQYKLENIEVKVLGDISKGLSNDHIAHKYNLTEEKLQNITNALYLKLGLESSKDITQLAH; this is translated from the coding sequence ATGAGATTGTTAGTGGTCTTTATGACCTTAATTTTGTCAAGCTCTACTGATGAGTTAGACTTGTATTCTTATTATAGAGACGTAACTGGAGATTTAACGTTTGAAGATGTAAAGTTTAAGAATTTTACAGATAGCAAGACTAATAATCTAGGAGCGGCTAATGGTGTCTATTGGTTCAAAATAAAGGAAAGTATAGGTCCGAGGTCGATCTTAGAAATGCGTAGTGCCCATGTAAATGGATTGACATTATATGATAGCGCTAATACTGTTGTTCAACCTATGGATGACACGCGTTTTCCTTCATATTTTTTAATAAATAAGCAGCTTACATACCCACTATATTTAAAATCTAACTTTCCATTAGAAGCATATTTCCCCATACACATATTAACAGAAAGTAGTTTTGCAAGCAATGATAAGCATAGTTTTCTTGGAATAGGTTTATTTTACGGAACTGCAATTGCACTACTAATAGCCACACTTACGTTCTTTTTTATAGTTAGAAACACTCAATTTTTAGTGTTTGCTGTACTCATAGTGGCTATAATTTTAAGCGTTATTGGAAAAGATAATATTCTTTATTTCTTTAATTTTCCTTACGAAGTGTCATCAATTTTGGAAGCAGTGGGACATTGCATCGTAGGTCTTTCTGCCACATGTTTTATGATGTTTTATTTAAGAATTAGACCTCACCAGCAATGGATAAAATGGGCAATGCTTTCCATGAGCTCTGTATCTGTTCTAGCCCTTGTCATATTTGCAATATCTGGAAACCTGTATGCTTATTCAATTGTTGATATAAGCGGTTTAATAACCGTGGGATTCATGTGGGTACTTATCCTCATTATTGCAAAAGGAATAAGAAGGCTTACATTAGTATTTGTCTATAGCATTAATTTATTTTTTATTACAGACATATTCATTTTTCATACCTACGGTATTGAAATAGTAAAATTTGGTATTACTGGAATTTCAATTCTTGCAATTTCTAATTTTACTCTAATTGCCGTATTACTTTTATTCTCATTAAAGAATATCCAAACAAGCGGCGTGATTATGAAACATCGAATCAAATTGTATGTAGAGCGACTTAAGGAGCTTGATAATTACAAGATTATTCAAGATGCAAATGACGAATATTTAGAGTCTCTTATCTACCAATATAAACTAGAAAATATAGAAGTTAAAGTGTTAGGTGATATATCTAAAGGGTTAAGCAATGATCATATCGCTCATAAATACAATCTTACAGAAGAAAAGCTTCAAAACATCACTAACGCCCTCTACTTAAAATTAGGGTTAGAATCTAGTAAAGATATTACCCAACTTGCACACTAG
- the ccsA gene encoding cytochrome c biogenesis protein CcsA, whose translation MQKKIASILFSTRLLGLLFIVYFVAMAVGTFLDQGQETSPTPYSRYYIYDAWWFTAIHVLFVINFIGNITRYNLLRKEKITTLIFHSSFILILFGAGITRYISYEGVMPIEEGASESTFLSEKTYLQVFIDGEQNGQPMRRQIEKELSLSPRLDNDFTWTEDFAHSTTDRNDKTNFTFSFNKFIDGAEDGFVEDVNGVYHLKIVEAGDGTRHEHFLVEGEVVSIHNVLYAFNAPQDGAVNINFDGENYTIKTPFGGTNTVMATQTESIVVENVEAPLNLRALYNLGGGVQFVIPEPAIKGKTGIVEKEVKEKTQEDALFVNVSVNGETKTIGLLGGRGYSNDKKELQIGGHKLYLSYGSKALPLPFSIKLNDFIAERYPGTENSYASFESKITVEDPENTFDYDIYMNHVLDHKGFRFFQASFFPDESGTILSVSHDFWGTWVTYIGYFLLYLGLMMILFDKGSRFGDLKRMLDKVKVKKSKLALLLIMFAFAKANTIVAQEDMSSASNEVSKGNVVIQDTIATSSENIGDILGLDSHTTETHQQTMPSQEEIKKLIVENAVPIAHAEKFGRLIIQEDGGRMMPINTFSSMLLRKLSRSDTYEGLTADQVMLSMMENPQIWTFAELIYLKKGNDSLRNVVGVPSDRKYFKQIDFFTQPTFNYKLAPFLPEAYAEINQTKIAKEFTDVDQRLGLLDRTLVKEILKIFPKPDDANNKWLSPIEVKDAGFRATDSVIANQIFPAYLLSLKKGRTSGDYSDADKVLAGIEKFQRKNSNDIMPSAEKVDAEILYNKYDVFKKLYWMYMLAAFFMMMFVITAIFKENRFVSTMIKIGLALVILLFTIHTGALIWRWYISGHAPWSDAYESVLYVGWATMFFGLGFGRKSMLTVASTAFVAGFILWAASMNWMNPEIANLQAVLNSYWLMIHTAVIVASYGPFTLGAILGLVSLFLMIFTTEKNKKKMDLNIKELTIINEMALTVGMVLLAIGTFLGGQWANESWGRYWGWDPKETWALISLIVYAFVIHMRLIPGLRGRWLFNFLSILSLGSILFTYFGVNYYLSGLHAYQSGGDIASQKILISLAVIAVIGILSFWKYKKHYKKSKSTSVQVG comes from the coding sequence ATGCAAAAGAAAATCGCCTCTATTTTATTCTCTACACGCCTTCTAGGCTTATTGTTTATTGTTTACTTTGTAGCTATGGCAGTAGGAACATTTCTAGACCAAGGTCAAGAAACATCACCTACTCCATATTCTAGATATTATATATATGACGCTTGGTGGTTTACAGCTATTCATGTGCTTTTTGTTATCAACTTTATTGGAAATATCACTCGATATAACTTGCTGCGAAAAGAGAAAATCACCACACTTATTTTTCATAGTTCGTTTATTCTCATACTATTTGGAGCTGGTATTACTAGATATATTAGTTATGAAGGGGTAATGCCAATTGAGGAGGGAGCTTCAGAAAGCACTTTTTTGAGTGAGAAAACATATTTACAAGTTTTTATTGATGGAGAGCAAAATGGGCAACCTATGCGTCGTCAAATCGAAAAGGAATTGAGCTTATCTCCAAGGCTAGATAATGATTTCACTTGGACAGAGGATTTTGCGCACAGCACAACAGATAGAAATGATAAAACAAATTTCACTTTTTCATTTAATAAATTTATAGATGGCGCAGAAGATGGATTTGTTGAAGATGTAAACGGTGTGTATCACCTCAAAATAGTAGAAGCAGGTGACGGGACAAGACATGAACATTTTCTTGTAGAAGGTGAAGTGGTAAGTATTCATAATGTGCTCTATGCATTTAACGCTCCACAAGATGGTGCTGTTAATATCAATTTTGATGGAGAAAATTATACCATCAAGACTCCCTTTGGTGGTACTAATACGGTCATGGCAACTCAAACTGAAAGTATAGTAGTCGAGAACGTAGAAGCTCCTCTCAATCTTAGAGCATTGTACAATTTAGGCGGCGGTGTACAATTTGTCATTCCTGAGCCTGCTATAAAAGGTAAAACTGGAATTGTAGAAAAGGAGGTCAAAGAAAAGACTCAAGAAGATGCATTGTTTGTAAACGTGTCTGTTAATGGAGAGACTAAAACTATAGGTTTATTAGGTGGTCGTGGTTATAGTAATGATAAAAAAGAGCTACAAATTGGCGGGCATAAGCTATATCTTTCTTACGGGAGCAAGGCCTTACCACTGCCTTTTTCTATCAAATTAAACGACTTTATAGCAGAGCGCTACCCTGGAACTGAAAACAGCTATGCTTCTTTTGAAAGTAAGATTACGGTTGAGGATCCGGAGAACACGTTTGATTATGATATTTATATGAATCACGTATTAGATCATAAGGGATTTCGCTTTTTTCAAGCAAGTTTTTTTCCTGATGAGAGTGGTACAATCCTATCTGTAAGCCATGACTTCTGGGGTACTTGGGTAACCTACATTGGCTATTTCCTATTATACTTAGGATTAATGATGATTTTGTTTGATAAGGGATCACGTTTTGGAGATTTGAAAAGAATGTTGGATAAAGTAAAAGTAAAAAAATCTAAGCTGGCATTACTTTTAATTATGTTCGCTTTCGCGAAAGCGAATACAATAGTCGCACAAGAAGACATGTCAAGTGCTTCTAACGAGGTATCTAAAGGGAATGTAGTTATTCAAGACACCATTGCTACCTCCTCTGAAAATATAGGAGATATTCTAGGACTGGATAGTCACACTACAGAGACACATCAACAGACGATGCCTTCTCAAGAGGAAATCAAAAAGCTTATTGTTGAAAATGCGGTGCCAATAGCGCATGCAGAGAAGTTTGGTAGACTTATAATACAAGAAGATGGAGGCCGTATGATGCCTATCAATACTTTTTCTAGTATGCTATTACGTAAACTCAGTAGGAGTGATACTTACGAAGGATTAACCGCAGATCAAGTCATGTTGTCTATGATGGAAAATCCACAGATATGGACATTTGCAGAACTTATCTACCTCAAAAAAGGGAATGATAGTTTACGTAACGTTGTGGGCGTGCCCTCAGACAGAAAATATTTTAAGCAAATAGACTTTTTTACCCAACCTACATTTAATTACAAGTTGGCTCCTTTTCTCCCAGAAGCCTACGCAGAAATCAATCAAACAAAAATAGCAAAAGAGTTTACAGATGTAGATCAGCGCCTTGGATTATTAGATCGAACGCTGGTTAAAGAAATTTTAAAAATTTTCCCAAAACCTGATGATGCTAATAATAAATGGCTATCACCTATTGAAGTGAAAGACGCAGGCTTTAGAGCAACAGACTCTGTCATAGCAAATCAGATCTTTCCTGCATATTTATTAAGTCTTAAGAAAGGTAGAACTTCTGGAGACTATTCTGATGCGGATAAGGTTCTTGCAGGTATTGAAAAATTTCAAAGAAAGAATAGTAATGACATTATGCCCTCTGCAGAGAAGGTTGATGCAGAGATTTTGTATAACAAATACGATGTGTTTAAAAAGCTGTACTGGATGTATATGCTTGCGGCTTTCTTTATGATGATGTTTGTTATAACGGCTATTTTTAAAGAGAACAGATTTGTAAGTACAATGATTAAAATTGGCCTAGCACTTGTAATACTTCTTTTTACAATACATACTGGTGCTCTTATCTGGAGATGGTATATTTCTGGTCATGCTCCTTGGAGTGATGCCTATGAATCTGTGCTATATGTAGGATGGGCGACAATGTTCTTTGGGTTAGGTTTTGGGCGTAAAAGTATGCTCACTGTAGCGAGTACTGCGTTTGTAGCTGGATTTATATTATGGGCAGCTTCTATGAACTGGATGAATCCAGAAATCGCAAATTTACAAGCCGTACTCAATAGTTATTGGTTAATGATTCATACAGCCGTTATAGTGGCTAGTTATGGACCTTTTACGCTTGGAGCTATATTAGGACTTGTTTCTTTGTTTTTAATGATTTTCACGACAGAGAAAAATAAGAAAAAAATGGACCTTAACATTAAGGAGCTTACTATTATTAATGAAATGGCCCTTACTGTAGGGATGGTATTACTAGCCATAGGAACCTTTCTAGGGGGGCAATGGGCTAACGAAAGTTGGGGGCGTTATTGGGGTTGGGACCCTAAAGAAACATGGGCTTTGATTTCACTCATCGTCTATGCATTTGTGATCCATATGCGATTAATTCCAGGATTGAGAGGTAGATGGTTATTTAACTTTTTATCCATTCTTTCACTAGGAAGTATCTTATTCACTTATTTTGGTGTGAATTATTACTTATCAGGACTCCACGCATATCAAAGTGGAGGAGACATTGCTAGTCAAAAAATACTAATATCATTAGCGGTAATAGCTGTAATTGGGATACTTTCTTTTTGGAAATATAAAAAGCATTATAAGAAATCAAAAAGCACTAGTGTGCAAGTTGGGTAA
- a CDS encoding Rossmann-like and DUF2520 domain-containing protein, with product MTTINIIGTGNVAWHLARAFGSKNEVIVMQIAGRNHKKLEAFKDFTRELVSISQLVPADVTIVAVSDDSINNVYNKIPFQDQLVVHTSGFTEMLSRKHTSNHTGVFYPLQSFSKEDTELSFKEIPILIEAADDKNEKTLRVLADVISDNVQVINSNQRKHLHLAAVFANNFTNYCYTIAEDICKQNEIPFDTLHPLLLKTSEKAIQNGPKQSQTGPAKRNDLNVINTQQELIKDPTHKRVYETITKAIQHLYGEKL from the coding sequence ATGACAACCATAAACATTATTGGTACTGGAAATGTGGCTTGGCACCTTGCAAGAGCTTTTGGCTCTAAAAATGAGGTTATTGTCATGCAAATTGCAGGTCGAAACCATAAAAAACTTGAAGCTTTTAAGGATTTTACACGTGAACTTGTGAGCATATCACAACTCGTCCCTGCAGATGTGACAATAGTTGCTGTAAGTGACGATTCTATTAATAATGTATACAATAAAATACCTTTTCAGGATCAACTCGTGGTACATACCTCTGGTTTTACAGAAATGCTTTCGCGAAAGCATACAAGTAATCACACCGGTGTTTTTTATCCGTTACAAAGTTTTTCTAAAGAAGATACTGAGTTATCTTTTAAAGAAATCCCAATACTCATTGAGGCGGCTGATGATAAAAATGAAAAAACTTTAAGAGTTTTAGCTGATGTCATTAGTGATAACGTGCAAGTGATAAACAGTAATCAACGCAAGCATTTGCACCTTGCTGCTGTATTTGCAAATAACTTTACAAACTATTGTTATACCATTGCAGAGGATATTTGCAAGCAAAATGAAATTCCCTTTGATACCTTACACCCGTTACTTTTAAAAACCTCAGAAAAGGCAATACAAAATGGACCTAAACAAAGTCAGACTGGTCCCGCTAAGCGTAATGACTTAAACGTAATCAACACACAGCAAGAATTAATCAAAGATCCCACACACAAAAGGGTCTATGAGACAATAACAAAAGCAATACAACATTTGTATGGAGAAAAGCTATAA
- a CDS encoding KdsC family phosphatase, whose protein sequence is MEKSYKEYLHKVTTFIFDVDGVLTDGSLHITSEGHMHRTMNVKDGYAMKEALNQGFNVSIISGGTDEGVRSRLQALGIEDVALGAHNKIEYLQSYIDSKKINLEHVLYMGDDLPDYPVMLKVGLPSCPQDAVKEIKEISKYVSHKSGGKGCVRDVIEQVLKVQGKWMTGTTTFDARLKK, encoded by the coding sequence ATGGAGAAAAGCTATAAAGAATATCTACATAAAGTCACAACCTTTATTTTTGACGTAGACGGTGTTTTAACAGATGGATCATTACATATAACCTCAGAAGGACATATGCATCGTACTATGAATGTAAAGGATGGTTACGCGATGAAAGAAGCACTTAATCAAGGTTTTAATGTTTCAATAATTTCTGGAGGAACAGATGAAGGTGTCAGGTCTAGATTACAGGCACTAGGAATTGAAGATGTTGCACTAGGTGCTCATAATAAAATAGAGTACCTTCAATCTTATATTGATTCTAAAAAAATTAATCTTGAGCATGTATTGTATATGGGAGATGATCTCCCTGATTATCCAGTAATGTTAAAAGTAGGATTGCCTAGTTGTCCTCAAGATGCGGTAAAAGAAATCAAAGAGATATCTAAATACGTTTCACATAAAAGCGGCGGAAAAGGCTGCGTACGTGACGTTATAGAACAAGTACTAAAAGTGCAAGGCAAATGGATGACTGGCACTACCACCTTTGATGCACGACTAAAGAAGTAA
- a CDS encoding geranylgeranylglycerol-phosphate geranylgeranyltransferase codes for MAYLKIIRPFNLLMIFMTQGVLHISFNYLQRASGSIIHTDFIVLTLSTLFIAAGGYVINDFFDIKADRINKPDELYITKDISKSKALLFYCCLTFVGISLGVLLCYSVGVPVYSLLFFAIAILLYIYSFFLQRIALVGNLVISILIGFSLYIIFLIETIKTDMSEIAAAFTFMVVLAIFINFIREIIKDIQDMKGDYSMGYQTLPILLGIKRTLTICTFICLALVFNSALFAFISFRGCYIAMALILFGVSLPLAYLSSLCFNATTASELKKLARLLKLTMLMGIILIPFIIYFYTNA; via the coding sequence TTGGCCTATTTAAAAATCATAAGACCTTTTAATCTCTTAATGATTTTTATGACGCAAGGCGTGCTTCATATTTCTTTTAACTATTTGCAACGCGCATCAGGCTCTATAATCCATACTGATTTTATAGTTCTTACACTTAGTACTCTTTTTATTGCTGCCGGTGGGTATGTTATAAATGATTTTTTTGATATCAAAGCAGATCGAATCAATAAGCCTGATGAGCTTTACATTACAAAAGATATCTCAAAATCTAAAGCGCTTCTATTTTATTGCTGTCTTACGTTTGTAGGAATATCACTAGGTGTTTTACTTTGTTATAGCGTTGGGGTTCCTGTTTATAGCCTCTTGTTTTTTGCAATTGCAATACTCTTATATATATACTCATTTTTTCTACAAAGAATTGCATTAGTAGGCAATTTGGTCATTAGTATATTAATTGGCTTTTCACTGTACATCATTTTCCTTATTGAAACTATCAAGACTGATATGAGTGAGATAGCAGCAGCTTTTACGTTTATGGTTGTACTTGCTATCTTTATTAATTTTATCCGTGAGATTATAAAAGACATACAGGACATGAAAGGTGATTACAGTATGGGCTATCAAACGCTACCTATTCTATTAGGAATCAAAAGAACACTCACAATTTGTACATTTATATGTCTGGCCTTAGTTTTTAATAGTGCTTTGTTCGCCTTTATATCGTTTAGAGGTTGTTATATAGCAATGGCACTTATACTTTTTGGAGTATCGTTGCCACTGGCATATTTAAGTAGTCTATGCTTCAATGCAACTACAGCCTCTGAGTTAAAAAAACTGGCGAGACTACTAAAATTGACAATGCTTATGGGAATAATTTTAATTCCTTTTATCATATACTTTTATACTAATGCTTAG
- a CDS encoding Maf-like protein, producing MLREKLKNHNVILASGSPRRQQFFKELELDYTIDTKPIDEVFPPHLKGTQITDHLSQLKASAFTALKPNDILVTSDTIVWFNNKALNKPKDRKEAFQMISDLSGNTHEVITSVSFTMLDKQVTINDTTRVTFKELTKDEIAYYIDNFEPYDKAGGYGIQEWFGYIAVTRIEGSYFNVMGMPLDKVYKTLMEIGTT from the coding sequence ATGCTTAGAGAAAAATTAAAAAATCACAACGTAATTCTTGCATCAGGTTCACCTCGCAGGCAACAGTTTTTTAAAGAATTAGAATTAGACTACACAATTGACACAAAACCTATTGATGAAGTGTTTCCACCACACCTTAAGGGTACTCAAATTACAGATCATTTATCACAGTTAAAAGCAAGTGCTTTTACAGCACTAAAGCCAAATGACATTTTAGTTACCAGCGATACAATCGTATGGTTTAATAACAAAGCGCTTAATAAACCCAAGGATCGTAAAGAAGCTTTCCAGATGATTTCAGACCTATCTGGTAACACCCACGAGGTGATTACTTCTGTATCATTCACGATGCTAGATAAACAAGTCACAATTAATGATACCACTAGAGTAACTTTCAAAGAACTCACTAAGGACGAAATAGCCTATTATATAGATAACTTTGAGCCCTATGATAAAGCAGGTGGGTATGGTATTCAAGAATGGTTTGGTTACATAGCTGTAACTCGAATTGAAGGATCTTATTTCAATGTAATGGGAATGCCCTTAGACAAAGTATATAAAACGTTAATGGAAATTGGCACTACCTAG
- a CDS encoding septum formation inhibitor Maf, whose translation MFARNKNVLFTQKILLLLGYVIFLSFTGCKENVEDSPAFAKAKKAPPTTLSPATSQRILSQEWQDYWYAGKAEITSYKLSQSRYGQLREGTAALIYVTEDFLPNEQVKANRQAASTIPVLKLNTTKKFITGIYPYSVMNSTFYPVKDATHALKISQSIQEWCGHVYMQLNTREDFKIDSHSYFEGEADQNVTLPLAILENELWTQIRLNPAALPTGKLDIIPNFEFIQMRHAELKAYSATATLNEDKYVIEYSKLKRKVTIFFNPLFPHIIEGWEETYQDTRGGSVMTTSAKKITTIKSDYWNKNRTADEYLRENLEL comes from the coding sequence ATGTTTGCTAGAAATAAGAACGTTCTTTTTACTCAAAAGATACTCCTTTTGTTAGGGTATGTTATATTCTTGAGTTTTACGGGATGCAAAGAAAATGTGGAGGATTCCCCCGCTTTCGCGAAAGCAAAAAAAGCCCCCCCCACTACCCTTTCTCCAGCTACCTCACAGCGCATATTATCACAAGAGTGGCAAGACTATTGGTACGCGGGTAAAGCAGAAATCACATCATACAAACTCTCTCAGTCAAGGTATGGTCAACTGAGAGAAGGTACTGCTGCATTAATTTACGTGACAGAAGATTTCCTGCCTAATGAGCAGGTAAAAGCAAATAGACAAGCGGCTAGTACTATTCCTGTTTTAAAACTTAACACCACAAAAAAATTTATAACAGGTATATATCCTTACTCAGTGATGAACAGTACGTTTTATCCTGTAAAAGATGCAACACACGCTCTTAAAATATCGCAAAGCATTCAAGAGTGGTGTGGTCATGTATATATGCAATTAAATACTAGAGAAGATTTTAAAATTGACTCTCACTCATATTTTGAAGGAGAAGCAGATCAAAATGTAACTCTACCACTAGCTATTCTTGAGAATGAGCTCTGGACGCAAATACGCCTCAACCCAGCAGCATTACCTACAGGGAAGCTTGATATAATTCCAAATTTTGAGTTTATCCAAATGCGACACGCAGAACTCAAAGCCTATAGCGCAACAGCTACTTTGAACGAAGATAAGTATGTGATTGAATATTCAAAACTTAAAAGGAAAGTTACCATCTTTTTTAATCCCCTGTTTCCTCATATCATAGAAGGTTGGGAAGAAACCTACCAAGATACACGAGGTGGATCTGTAATGACAACCTCTGCAAAGAAAATCACCACTATAAAAAGTGATTATTGGAATAAAAATCGCACTGCAGACGAATATTTGCGAGAAAATCTAGAGTTATAA
- the corA gene encoding magnesium/cobalt transporter CorA produces MKRLAKNLSKVNPIKLGNSLGDSLKKNIIKEKMSHAPGHVVYTGSKEIKDVLIDVFDYNTHNFDEETISELNSYVKDIDEKTVTWINVNGLSDTAALNDIAIKYDLHTLVMEDVANTSQRPKLDEYPDQLFVVFKMLYYDGDNKLNTEHISLILGKAYVLLMQEYDGDVFDGVRDRIRHSKGRLRSQGADYLMYALMDAVIDNYFMVIETLSDKLEVLEEQIYECSSENYSQDIQRLKKEVVQVRRSIFPLREVVNKLEKVDNHLMSKKTQLFVRDLYDHTIQVIETVEIYRDTIAGLMDMNSTNIANRMNEVMKVLTIVATIFIPMTFLAGIYGMNFEYIPELTNPNGYFYFWGAMVVIFFASLIYFKRKKWL; encoded by the coding sequence ATGAAGCGACTTGCAAAAAATCTCTCTAAAGTAAACCCTATCAAACTAGGAAATTCTCTAGGCGATAGCTTAAAGAAAAATATTATTAAAGAAAAAATGTCTCATGCACCTGGTCATGTTGTGTATACGGGATCAAAGGAAATTAAAGATGTACTCATAGACGTTTTTGATTACAACACGCATAATTTTGATGAAGAAACAATATCAGAACTCAACTCGTATGTAAAGGATATCGATGAAAAAACAGTCACTTGGATCAATGTAAATGGATTAAGTGATACCGCTGCGCTTAATGACATAGCTATCAAATATGATTTGCATACACTCGTTATGGAAGATGTTGCAAACACTAGCCAGCGCCCCAAATTAGACGAGTATCCAGACCAGCTATTTGTGGTTTTCAAGATGCTCTATTATGATGGAGACAACAAACTGAATACTGAACATATAAGCTTGATATTGGGGAAAGCCTATGTTTTATTAATGCAAGAGTATGATGGAGATGTTTTTGATGGTGTAAGAGATCGCATACGTCACAGCAAAGGGAGGTTAAGAAGTCAAGGTGCAGATTATCTTATGTATGCATTAATGGATGCGGTCATTGATAATTACTTTATGGTGATAGAAACATTAAGTGATAAACTCGAAGTTCTTGAAGAACAGATATACGAATGTAGCTCAGAAAATTATTCTCAAGATATACAACGTCTCAAAAAAGAGGTCGTGCAAGTGCGTCGAAGTATTTTTCCCTTACGAGAAGTAGTTAATAAATTAGAAAAGGTAGATAATCATTTAATGTCAAAAAAAACACAGCTCTTTGTGAGAGACCTCTATGATCACACCATACAAGTAATTGAAACTGTAGAAATCTATAGAGATACCATAGCTGGATTAATGGATATGAACTCCACAAACATTGCAAACCGTATGAATGAAGTGATGAAAGTGCTAACGATCGTTGCAACTATTTTTATACCCATGACCTTTCTAGCCGGTATTTATGGGATGAATTTTGAATACATACCTGAACTCACAAACCCCAATGGTTATTTCTATTTCTGGGGAGCAATGGTTGTAATATTTTTTGCATCACTTATCTATTTTAAACGTAAAAAATGGCTATAA
- a CDS encoding mechanosensitive ion channel domain-containing protein: protein MEIYRNEIIQSAVVFAILVIIHVVTSLFVRRFSLRKNKVAKRANLIMKYVDSILVILGFIISILIWGINIKDIGVIASSIFAIVGIGFFAQWSVLSNLTSGVIIFFTFPYKIGDRIKIHDKDFPIIAIIEDIKAFHINLRTEDGGLHTYPNSLVLQKGITMVEEGVQTRITEVDDPIDFDDSFNKPV from the coding sequence ATGGAGATTTATAGAAATGAAATTATTCAAAGTGCTGTTGTTTTTGCTATACTAGTAATTATTCATGTAGTGACCTCATTATTTGTACGCCGTTTTTCCTTGCGTAAAAATAAAGTTGCAAAACGAGCTAACCTCATCATGAAGTATGTAGATAGCATTCTAGTCATTTTGGGATTTATTATAAGTATTCTCATCTGGGGGATAAATATAAAAGACATTGGTGTTATCGCCTCTTCCATATTTGCGATTGTCGGGATTGGCTTTTTTGCACAATGGTCAGTGCTAAGCAACCTCACTTCTGGAGTCATTATTTTTTTTACTTTTCCTTACAAAATTGGGGATCGTATTAAAATACACGACAAGGACTTTCCTATTATCGCTATTATTGAAGATATTAAGGCTTTTCACATCAATTTACGTACAGAAGATGGTGGTTTACATACCTATCCTAATAGTTTAGTGCTACAAAAAGGGATAACCATGGTAGAAGAAGGAGTACAAACACGGATCACAGAAGTAGATGACCCTATCGATTTTGACGATTCTTTTAACAAGCCTGTATAA